The Azospirillum baldaniorum genome contains a region encoding:
- the arsC gene encoding arsenate reductase (glutaredoxin) (This arsenate reductase requires both glutathione and glutaredoxin to convert arsenate to arsenite, after which the efflux transporter formed by ArsA and ArsB can extrude the arsenite from the cell, providing resistance.) yields the protein MSDVTIYHNPRCTKSRQTLELLRSRGVEPTVVEYLKTPPGPAELKAILAKLGKGPRDILRAKEAAEAGIAKDLDGDALIDALSANPAAIERPIVVTGDKARVGRPPESVLEIL from the coding sequence ATGAGCGACGTCACCATCTACCACAACCCGCGCTGCACCAAGTCGCGCCAGACGCTGGAGCTTCTGAGGTCCAGGGGCGTCGAGCCCACCGTCGTCGAGTATCTGAAGACCCCGCCCGGCCCGGCGGAGCTGAAGGCCATCCTGGCCAAGCTGGGCAAGGGCCCCCGCGACATCCTGCGCGCCAAGGAGGCGGCGGAGGCCGGGATCGCCAAGGATCTCGACGGCGACGCCCTGATCGACGCATTGTCCGCCAACCCCGCCGCCATCGAGCGGCCCATCGTCGTCACGGGCGACAAGGCCCGCGTGGGCCGTCCGCCGGAAAGCGTTCTGGAGATCCTGTAA
- the prmB gene encoding 50S ribosomal protein L3 N(5)-glutamine methyltransferase, which produces MTKPSLDLTPADAATELRTVRDLIRYGVSRFNEADLDYGHGTTNAHDEAVFMVLEGLSLPIDQLDPYVDARLTLAERRKVADLLHARVETRKPASYLLNKAYIQGIPFYVDERVIVPRSYIGEILFSDLIGGDDFTLVEDPTEVERVLDLCTGSGCLAILAAQIFPEAQVDAVDLSADALEVAKRNVADSGFEDRIALHHGDLFAPLKNRKYDVIITNPPYVDAEAMAALPPEFRHEPEMALASGEDGLDIVRRILKEAPKHLTAEGGLLCEFGTGREILEAEYPDLDFFWVETANSFGEVFWLTRDQLKPGK; this is translated from the coding sequence GTGACCAAGCCCTCCCTGGACCTCACCCCCGCCGACGCGGCGACCGAGCTGCGCACCGTCCGCGACCTGATCCGCTACGGCGTCAGCCGCTTCAACGAGGCCGACCTCGACTACGGCCACGGCACCACCAACGCCCATGACGAGGCGGTGTTCATGGTGCTGGAAGGGCTGAGCCTGCCCATCGACCAGCTCGACCCCTATGTGGACGCCCGGCTGACCCTGGCGGAGCGCCGCAAGGTCGCCGATCTGCTGCACGCCCGCGTGGAAACGCGCAAGCCGGCCTCCTACCTGCTGAACAAGGCCTACATCCAGGGCATCCCCTTCTATGTGGACGAGCGGGTGATCGTCCCGCGCTCCTACATCGGGGAGATCCTGTTCTCCGACCTGATCGGCGGCGACGACTTCACGCTGGTGGAGGACCCGACGGAGGTCGAGCGGGTTCTCGACCTCTGCACCGGTTCCGGCTGCCTCGCCATCCTGGCCGCGCAGATCTTCCCGGAGGCCCAGGTGGACGCGGTGGACCTGTCCGCCGACGCTCTTGAGGTGGCCAAGCGCAACGTCGCCGACAGCGGGTTCGAGGACCGCATCGCCCTGCACCACGGCGACCTGTTCGCGCCGCTGAAGAACCGCAAGTACGACGTCATCATCACCAACCCGCCCTATGTGGACGCCGAGGCGATGGCCGCCCTGCCGCCGGAATTCCGGCACGAGCCGGAAATGGCCCTGGCGTCGGGCGAGGACGGGCTGGACATCGTGCGCCGCATCCTCAAGGAGGCGCCCAAGCACCTGACGGCGGAGGGCGGCCTGCTCTGCGAGTTCGGCACGGGCCGCGAGATCCTGGAGGCCGAGTACCCGGACCTCGACTTCTTCTGGGTCGAGACCGCCAACAGCTTCGGCGAGGTCTTCTGGCTGACCCGCGACCAGCTGAAGCCGGGCAAGTAA
- a CDS encoding GNAT family N-acetyltransferase, translating into MNDNGIHIRPAEPDDAPELARLIDMAGGGIYEFLLDGLVPGQTAAEMLVPGLAGTSGSFSHRHSGVAEVAGRIVGVAHAYPVDWIKTQDYTGLPVDRLAHMEDFSRVHDWGSYFLSALAVDPAWRRRGIAARLLAWVYERARRGRFDRVTLHVWADNADARQLYAKEGFAEIGRADIPWHERLPHQGGSVLLRRTV; encoded by the coding sequence ATGAACGACAACGGCATCCACATCCGCCCCGCCGAGCCGGACGACGCGCCGGAACTGGCGCGGCTCATCGACATGGCCGGCGGCGGCATCTACGAGTTCCTGCTCGACGGGCTGGTGCCGGGCCAGACGGCGGCGGAGATGCTGGTGCCGGGGCTGGCGGGCACGTCGGGGTCCTTCTCCCACCGCCATTCGGGTGTGGCGGAGGTGGCGGGGAGGATCGTCGGGGTCGCCCACGCCTATCCCGTGGATTGGATCAAGACCCAGGACTACACCGGACTGCCCGTCGACCGGCTGGCTCATATGGAGGATTTCAGCCGGGTGCACGACTGGGGCAGCTACTTCCTGTCGGCGCTGGCCGTCGATCCGGCGTGGCGCCGCCGCGGCATCGCCGCCCGGCTTCTCGCCTGGGTCTATGAACGGGCGCGCCGCGGCCGGTTCGACCGGGTGACGCTGCACGTCTGGGCCGACAACGCCGACGCCCGCCAACTCTACGCCAAAGAGGGTTTCGCCGAGATCGGCCGCGCCGACATCCCCTGGCACGAGCGGCTGCCGCACCAGGGGGGAAGCGTGCTGCTCCGGCGCACGGTCTGA
- the serA gene encoding phosphoglycerate dehydrogenase, with translation MTKLSLSKDKINILLLEGVHDNAINELAHGGYATVERLPHALDESELLERIGSVHMLGIRSRTHLTAKVLEAASRLFSVGCFCIGTNQVDLKAARRLGIPVFNAPYSNTRSVAELVIGEIIMLMRGIFSKSNLVHGGGWMKSAKDSYEIRGKTLGIVGYGHIGTQVSIMAESMGMKVRYYDVVNKLALGNAQPCHSLEELLAVSDVVTLHVPDTPQTRDMIGEAQIRAMKKGAHLINAARGKVVVIEALAAALRDKHLLGAAIDVFPKEPGGDKEVFESALRGLDNAILTPHIGGSTMEAQANIGTEVSQKLIEYSDNGSTMGAVNFPQVGLPVVHAGSTRFLHVHENRPGVLRKINEVFSGRNLNIAAQYLQTDPELGYVVVDVDGDVDENEVASDLRAIEGTLKARFLYPGKR, from the coding sequence GTGACGAAGCTCTCGCTCTCCAAGGACAAGATCAACATCCTGCTGCTCGAAGGCGTTCACGACAACGCCATCAACGAGTTGGCGCATGGCGGCTACGCCACCGTGGAGCGTCTGCCGCACGCGCTGGACGAATCGGAGCTGCTGGAGCGCATCGGGTCCGTCCACATGCTGGGCATCCGCTCGCGCACCCATCTGACCGCCAAGGTGCTGGAGGCCGCGAGCCGCCTGTTCAGCGTCGGCTGCTTCTGCATCGGCACGAATCAGGTCGATCTGAAGGCCGCGCGCCGACTCGGCATCCCGGTCTTCAACGCGCCTTATTCGAACACCCGGTCGGTGGCGGAGCTGGTGATCGGCGAGATCATCATGCTGATGCGCGGCATCTTCTCGAAGTCGAACCTCGTGCATGGTGGCGGCTGGATGAAGTCGGCCAAGGACAGCTACGAGATCCGCGGCAAGACGCTGGGCATCGTCGGCTACGGCCACATCGGCACCCAGGTGTCGATCATGGCCGAATCGATGGGCATGAAGGTCCGCTACTACGACGTCGTGAACAAGCTGGCGCTCGGCAACGCGCAGCCCTGCCACTCGCTGGAGGAGCTGCTGGCGGTGTCCGACGTGGTGACCCTGCACGTTCCCGACACGCCGCAGACCCGCGACATGATCGGCGAGGCGCAGATCCGCGCCATGAAGAAGGGCGCCCACCTGATCAACGCCGCCCGCGGCAAGGTCGTGGTGATCGAGGCGCTGGCCGCCGCCCTGAGGGACAAGCATCTGCTGGGTGCGGCCATCGACGTGTTCCCCAAGGAACCGGGCGGCGACAAGGAGGTGTTCGAGAGCGCGCTGCGCGGGCTCGACAACGCCATCCTGACCCCGCACATCGGCGGCTCGACGATGGAGGCGCAGGCCAACATCGGCACCGAGGTGTCGCAGAAGCTGATCGAGTATTCGGACAACGGCTCGACCATGGGCGCCGTGAACTTCCCGCAGGTCGGCCTGCCGGTCGTCCACGCCGGCAGCACCCGCTTCCTGCACGTCCATGAGAACCGTCCGGGCGTGCTGCGCAAGATCAACGAGGTCTTCTCGGGCCGCAACCTGAACATCGCCGCTCAGTATCTCCAGACCGATCCGGAGCTGGGCTACGTCGTGGTGGATGTCGACGGCGACGTGGACGAGAACGAGGTGGCGAGCGACCTGCGCGCCATCGAGGGCACGCTGAAGGCCCGCTTCCTCTACCCGGGCAAGCGCTGA
- the pssA gene encoding CDP-diacylglycerol--serine O-phosphatidyltransferase produces MKRPVFKPAVFRKRRARRPHPRLKGLSINHLLPNVLTVLALCSGLTAIRFAMHERWEQAVVCIVIAAIFDALDGRIARLLNGQSKFGAELDSLSDVISFGVAPAFMMYLWALNGAGSLGWIAAMAYAVCAALRLARFNSRLDVDLPPWAFNYFTGVPAPAGAGLAILPMVIGFEAGPDIAGHPAVVVPWTLAMGGLMVSTLPTFSFKGMRVPTQYVVPGLVGVGLLAASLVSQPWWTLAFLGLAYLASLPFSVAQFRKLQQAAQLMKETEEPPAEEAVVAASDAPPPSPEMVSEKTRTPSSD; encoded by the coding sequence ATGAAGCGACCGGTCTTCAAGCCGGCAGTGTTCCGCAAGCGCCGGGCGCGCCGCCCGCATCCGCGGCTGAAGGGGTTGTCGATCAACCATCTTCTGCCCAACGTGCTGACGGTGCTGGCGCTGTGCTCCGGCCTGACGGCCATCCGCTTCGCCATGCACGAGCGGTGGGAGCAGGCGGTCGTCTGCATCGTCATCGCGGCGATCTTCGACGCGCTGGACGGGCGGATCGCCCGCCTGCTGAACGGGCAGAGCAAGTTCGGCGCGGAGCTGGACAGCCTGTCCGACGTCATCAGCTTCGGCGTGGCCCCCGCCTTCATGATGTATCTGTGGGCGCTGAACGGCGCCGGCAGCCTGGGCTGGATCGCCGCCATGGCTTACGCGGTCTGCGCGGCGCTGCGGCTGGCCCGCTTCAACTCCCGCCTGGACGTCGACCTGCCGCCCTGGGCCTTCAACTACTTCACCGGCGTTCCCGCCCCGGCGGGCGCCGGTCTGGCCATCCTGCCCATGGTCATCGGCTTCGAGGCCGGGCCGGACATCGCCGGCCACCCGGCCGTCGTCGTGCCCTGGACGCTGGCGATGGGCGGGCTGATGGTCAGCACGCTGCCGACCTTCTCCTTCAAGGGCATGCGGGTGCCGACCCAGTATGTGGTGCCGGGTCTGGTCGGCGTCGGCCTGCTCGCCGCCTCGCTGGTCAGCCAGCCCTGGTGGACGCTGGCCTTCCTCGGGCTGGCCTATCTGGCGAGCCTGCCCTTCTCGGTGGCGCAGTTCCGCAAGCTGCAGCAGGCCGCCCAGCTGATGAAGGAGACGGAGGAGCCCCCGGCGGAGGAGGCTGTCGTCGCCGCTTCGGACGCGCCGCCCCCGTCGCCTGAAATGGTGTCTGAAAAGACCAGGACGCCCTCGTCCGACTGA
- a CDS encoding restriction endonuclease, with the protein MPPPDPSHPPCPLCGRPMVPGPSLNEHHLIPRTYGGRDTVTMHRVCHAKIHAVLSEAELRDHYHTIASLRAHPDIAAFLRWVSRKPPEFIDRHASGRGRRR; encoded by the coding sequence ATGCCGCCGCCCGACCCGTCCCATCCGCCTTGCCCGCTCTGCGGACGCCCGATGGTGCCCGGCCCCAGCCTGAACGAGCACCACCTGATCCCGCGCACCTACGGCGGACGGGACACGGTGACCATGCACCGCGTCTGCCACGCCAAAATCCACGCGGTGCTGAGCGAGGCGGAACTGCGCGACCATTACCACACCATCGCCAGCCTGCGCGCCCACCCGGACATCGCCGCTTTCCTGCGCTGGGTGTCCCGCAAGCCGCCGGAGTTCATCGACCGCCACGCCTCGGGACGCGGCCGGCGGCGGTGA